One region of Enterobacter ludwigii genomic DNA includes:
- a CDS encoding YoaK family small membrane protein, whose amino-acid sequence MRIGILFPVVIFITAVVFLAWFFVGGYAAPGA is encoded by the coding sequence ATGAGAATAGGGATCCTCTTCCCGGTCGTTATTTTTATAACGGCTGTGGTTTTTCTGGCGTGGTTTTTTGTCGGTGGTTACGCAGCACCGGGGGCATAA
- a CDS encoding DUF488 domain-containing protein: MIQCKRVYEQASPDDGYRVLVDRLWPRGVKKTDLAYDEWCKTLTPSNELRKAFHGEAIDFAAFSEAYREELAQHKEEGMRLAKLAKKQTVTLLYGAKDKTQNHALVLADWLRHL; this comes from the coding sequence ATGATTCAATGCAAACGCGTCTATGAGCAGGCAAGCCCGGACGATGGTTATCGGGTTCTGGTTGACAGGCTCTGGCCGCGAGGAGTTAAAAAAACGGACCTCGCGTATGATGAATGGTGTAAAACCCTCACGCCGTCAAATGAATTACGCAAGGCCTTTCACGGAGAAGCCATTGATTTCGCAGCCTTCAGTGAAGCCTATCGTGAAGAGCTGGCGCAGCACAAAGAGGAAGGAATGCGCCTGGCGAAGCTGGCAAAAAAGCAGACCGTCACCCTGCTCTACGGCGCAAAAGATAAGACACAAAATCATGCCCTGGTATTAGCCGACTGGCTGCGCCATCTATAA
- a CDS encoding sensor domain-containing diguanylate cyclase encodes MSDIILARVSETLATEQSLESLVRQLLEMLEIVTDMESTYLTKVDIKARLQHILYARNSKQMEIPEGLSVPWDETLCKRALDSNTLFSNDVPERWPDCEAAKALGITTYMSIPVHLADGSLYGTLCATSTAKKPLSERGEQVLKLFAGLIAQYIQKESLVAQLREANAALIAHSYTDALTRLPNRRAIFEDLTTLFSLARHLKRNAIIAFIDLNDFKLINDRYGHEAGDQFLVEVGKRLTEEKLQDDIIGRLGGDEFLVASLSKTGNEGDSTQINLLKTRLSACIAGEYWLGSVHIIYPGASIGVIEVDPDVTDPDSALHAADIAMYQDKKGKSKTRFLTMD; translated from the coding sequence ATGTCGGATATCATCCTTGCCCGTGTTTCAGAAACCCTCGCCACTGAACAATCCCTTGAAAGTCTCGTTCGTCAGCTGCTGGAGATGCTGGAAATTGTGACCGATATGGAGTCGACTTATCTGACGAAGGTCGATATCAAAGCACGACTGCAGCATATTCTCTATGCCCGCAACAGCAAGCAGATGGAGATCCCGGAGGGACTGAGTGTTCCATGGGATGAAACACTGTGTAAGCGCGCACTGGATAGCAATACGCTATTCAGCAATGATGTTCCTGAACGTTGGCCTGATTGCGAGGCTGCGAAAGCGCTTGGCATTACCACCTACATGAGTATTCCTGTTCATCTTGCTGATGGTTCACTTTACGGAACGCTCTGCGCCACCAGCACGGCAAAGAAACCGCTCAGCGAGCGCGGCGAACAGGTTCTGAAATTGTTCGCCGGGTTGATTGCCCAGTACATTCAGAAAGAGTCTCTGGTGGCCCAGCTTCGGGAAGCCAATGCCGCGCTCATCGCGCACTCTTATACCGATGCCCTTACCCGCTTACCCAACCGTCGAGCCATTTTTGAGGATCTGACGACCCTGTTTTCTCTGGCGCGACACCTTAAACGTAATGCCATCATCGCGTTTATTGACCTGAATGATTTCAAACTGATTAACGATCGTTACGGGCATGAAGCTGGCGACCAGTTCCTGGTTGAAGTGGGCAAGCGTTTGACGGAAGAAAAACTGCAGGACGATATCATTGGCCGGTTGGGCGGCGATGAGTTCCTGGTGGCTTCTCTGAGCAAAACGGGCAATGAAGGTGATAGCACGCAGATAAACCTGCTAAAAACACGCCTCAGCGCCTGCATTGCGGGTGAATACTGGTTGGGCAGTGTCCATATCATTTACCCGGGAGCCAGCATTGGCGTTATCGAAGTTGATCCTGACGTAACCGATCCGGACAGTGCGTTACACGCCGCTGATATCGCGATGTATCAGGATAAGAAAGGAAAAAGCAAAACACGCTTTCTCACTATGGATTAA
- a CDS encoding DUF333 domain-containing protein, with protein MRFLLLALAFPLIACTTKTTPPDAPKPPHAVGMANPASVYCLEKGGEQIPVQSPQGVRTECKLPGGEVIDEWTLYRRDHPQPTR; from the coding sequence ATGAGATTTCTGCTTCTGGCGCTGGCGTTCCCTCTGATCGCCTGCACCACAAAAACAACGCCACCTGATGCGCCGAAACCACCACACGCTGTCGGTATGGCAAACCCGGCCTCCGTTTATTGTCTGGAGAAAGGCGGGGAACAGATCCCTGTTCAAAGCCCACAGGGTGTCCGCACGGAGTGCAAGTTACCGGGTGGCGAAGTGATCGATGAATGGACGCTTTATCGTCGCGATCATCCGCAACCCACCAGGTGA
- a CDS encoding DUF441 domain-containing protein, protein MFDPTLLILLALAALGFISHNTTVAISILVLIIVRVTPLNTFFPWIEKQGLTIGIIILTIGVMAPIASGTLPASTLLHSFVNWKSLVAIAVGIFVSWLGGRGVTLMSSQPSLVAGLLVGTVLGVALFRGVPVGPLIAAGLVSLFIGKS, encoded by the coding sequence ATGTTTGACCCGACTCTGCTCATTCTTCTGGCGCTCGCCGCGCTCGGCTTTATCAGCCATAACACCACCGTCGCCATCTCGATTCTGGTGCTTATCATCGTGCGCGTGACCCCGTTAAACACCTTTTTCCCGTGGATAGAAAAACAAGGCCTCACTATCGGGATAATCATACTCACCATCGGGGTGATGGCCCCCATCGCCAGCGGCACGCTGCCTGCATCAACGCTGCTGCACTCGTTTGTAAACTGGAAATCGCTGGTGGCGATTGCGGTCGGTATTTTTGTTTCGTGGTTGGGCGGTCGCGGCGTCACGCTGATGAGCAGTCAGCCCTCGCTGGTGGCGGGTCTGCTGGTGGGAACCGTGCTGGGTGTAGCGCTTTTTCGCGGCGTGCCAGTGGGCCCACTGATTGCAGCGGGGTTGGTCTCACTGTTTATTGGGAAGTCGTAG
- a CDS encoding CynX/NimT family MFS transporter, whose product MTTAIRISGKQSALLIAGILMIATTLRVTFTGAAPLLDAIRLDYGLSTAQTGLLTTLPLLAFALVSPLAAGVARRIGMERSLFIALLLICAGIAVRSLPSATLLFMGTAVIGCGIALGNVLLPGLIKRDFPGQVARLTGAYSLTMGVSAALGSALIVPLAQGDAGWHGALLMLMVFPLIALLLWLPQWRQKHVATVTGAGALHNRAIWRSALAWQVTLFLGINSLIYYVIIGWLPAILLSHGYSEAQAGSVHGLLQLATAVPGLVVPLILHRLKDQRIIAGVVALMCAVSAAGLWFVPEMAVLWTLVFGFGTGATMILGLTFIGLRASSAHQAAALSGMAQSFGYLLAACGPPLMGKIHDTAGDWRIPLLGCALAAVVMAICGMLAGRDREITPR is encoded by the coding sequence ATGACAACTGCTATTCGCATCTCTGGAAAACAAAGCGCGCTGTTGATCGCAGGCATCCTGATGATTGCCACTACACTGCGCGTTACCTTCACCGGGGCAGCCCCCCTGCTCGACGCTATTCGCCTTGATTATGGCTTAAGCACGGCACAAACCGGTCTGCTGACCACCCTGCCTCTGCTGGCTTTTGCGCTTGTCTCCCCGCTCGCCGCAGGTGTCGCCCGGCGTATCGGCATGGAGCGAAGCCTGTTTATCGCCCTGCTGCTGATTTGCGCCGGGATTGCGGTTCGCTCCCTGCCCTCGGCAACGTTGCTTTTCATGGGTACGGCGGTAATTGGCTGCGGTATTGCGCTGGGGAATGTTCTGCTGCCGGGATTAATTAAACGTGATTTTCCAGGTCAGGTAGCCCGTCTCACCGGGGCCTATTCCCTGACGATGGGGGTCTCTGCGGCGTTAGGCTCTGCGCTGATTGTTCCTCTGGCACAAGGTGACGCTGGCTGGCATGGCGCACTGCTGATGCTGATGGTGTTTCCCCTGATTGCACTGCTGCTCTGGCTGCCACAGTGGCGTCAGAAACACGTCGCGACGGTAACGGGCGCTGGGGCGTTGCATAATCGCGCGATCTGGCGCTCTGCTCTTGCCTGGCAGGTGACGCTGTTTTTGGGGATTAACTCGCTGATTTACTATGTCATCATCGGCTGGCTGCCGGCGATATTACTCAGCCACGGATACAGCGAAGCACAGGCCGGCTCGGTGCATGGTCTGTTACAGCTCGCCACCGCCGTACCAGGTCTTGTTGTGCCGTTGATCCTCCATCGTCTGAAGGATCAGCGGATAATCGCCGGGGTTGTGGCTCTGATGTGTGCAGTCAGCGCGGCAGGATTGTGGTTCGTACCTGAGATGGCAGTCCTGTGGACACTGGTGTTCGGTTTTGGCACCGGCGCAACGATGATCCTCGGCCTGACGTTCATCGGCCTGCGCGCCAGCTCTGCACACCAGGCTGCGGCGTTATCCGGTATGGCGCAGTCATTTGGCTATCTGCTCGCTGCCTGCGGTCCACCGTTGATGGGAAAAATTCACGATACTGCGGGAGACTGGCGCATCCCACTTCTGGGCTGCGCGTTGGCTGCGGTGGTCATGGCCATCTGCGGTATGCTCGCCGGGCGTGACCGGGAGATCACGCCCCGTTAA
- a CDS encoding YbaK/prolyl-tRNA synthetase associated domain-containing protein, with product MSEDVIGTGTHQQLIALLTEQGARFRVMEHEAVGKCEAVSEIRGTDLRQGAKALVCKVKGNGVKKHVLAILAADLQADLSQLASHFGGLKASLASPAEVDTLTACVFGAIPPFSFHPDLTLVADPLLFERFDEIAFNAGLLEKSVIMSTQDYLRIARPELVTFHKA from the coding sequence ATGTCTGAAGACGTTATTGGGACAGGGACTCACCAGCAGCTGATCGCTTTACTCACCGAGCAGGGCGCACGGTTTCGCGTCATGGAGCACGAGGCGGTGGGGAAATGTGAGGCGGTGAGTGAAATTCGCGGGACCGATCTCAGGCAAGGCGCTAAAGCTCTGGTCTGCAAAGTGAAGGGAAACGGTGTAAAAAAACACGTTCTGGCGATCCTGGCCGCCGATCTGCAGGCCGACCTGAGCCAGCTTGCCAGCCATTTTGGCGGATTAAAAGCGTCTCTCGCCAGCCCGGCCGAAGTCGATACTCTGACCGCCTGCGTTTTTGGCGCTATCCCGCCTTTCAGCTTCCATCCCGACCTGACGCTGGTTGCCGACCCGCTGCTGTTCGAGCGTTTTGACGAAATCGCGTTCAACGCCGGTCTGCTGGAGAAATCCGTGATTATGAGTACCCAGGATTACCTGCGTATCGCTCGTCCTGAGCTGGTGACCTTCCATAAAGCGTAG
- a CDS encoding cyclic diguanylate phosphodiesterase — protein MRNLMMPILCALFLFLSGMLIINWQLWHMATLSYTQTAAASTQKIDNILAEAVSAANTAKHVAAQGCTRDGQLELGTEAALKPHLRAVMIQQQGQIICTSLPGNGVLIVRPQTLPNETLMLLPGNRLVNGIPVLIFQMSIADGRVIVSVSDAHLRDVIASATNSADMALVVGERMLARTGDVRDWKAASWAGALTASAHFPFSVVWQPPAFFSLRRLLQQGWSLILLILALSVTVGFLIRRYKGKSSSFEDDLRKAILHGEIVPYYQPIVNGDTGGLYGVEVLARWKHPKSGFIPPDVFIPIAERSGLIIPLTKGLMAKVVNQLKPLLPKLPDGFHIGVNISARHINAPSFIGDCRVFGKGFQGKEVKLVLEVTEREPLIDNPHLVENLNTLHNAGFVIALDDFGTGYSGLSCLNALAIDYIKIDKSFVNRVSEEKDSTILLDCVIDLAKKLSLRIVAEGVETREQLEYLNRNEITLLQGYYFGKPVSYIDFIKVILSKPRETMSL, from the coding sequence ATGCGCAACCTTATGATGCCCATCCTCTGCGCTTTATTTCTCTTTCTGAGTGGCATGTTAATTATTAACTGGCAGTTATGGCATATGGCTACACTCAGTTACACCCAGACCGCCGCCGCAAGCACTCAAAAAATAGATAATATTCTTGCTGAAGCTGTCAGTGCCGCCAATACCGCTAAGCATGTTGCTGCACAGGGATGTACCCGTGACGGACAGCTGGAGCTGGGGACAGAAGCCGCACTGAAACCGCATCTGCGTGCCGTGATGATCCAGCAGCAAGGCCAAATCATTTGTACCTCACTGCCGGGAAATGGCGTATTAATTGTTCGTCCTCAAACGTTACCCAACGAAACATTGATGCTGTTACCGGGTAATCGACTGGTGAATGGTATTCCGGTTCTCATTTTCCAGATGTCGATCGCGGATGGGCGCGTGATTGTCAGCGTAAGTGACGCACATTTGCGGGATGTGATTGCAAGCGCAACAAATAGCGCTGACATGGCGTTGGTTGTAGGTGAAAGAATGCTTGCGCGCACCGGTGATGTGAGGGACTGGAAAGCCGCCTCATGGGCAGGGGCGTTAACGGCATCGGCGCATTTCCCGTTTAGCGTGGTCTGGCAGCCACCCGCTTTTTTCAGTCTGAGGCGATTACTGCAACAAGGATGGAGCCTGATACTGCTCATTCTCGCATTGTCCGTTACGGTTGGATTTTTGATCCGTCGTTACAAGGGGAAAAGCTCCTCATTTGAAGACGATCTGCGGAAAGCCATTTTGCACGGAGAGATCGTTCCTTATTATCAGCCGATCGTCAATGGTGATACCGGTGGGCTGTACGGTGTTGAGGTATTAGCAAGATGGAAGCATCCAAAATCGGGTTTTATCCCGCCGGATGTTTTCATTCCGATTGCGGAACGGAGCGGTTTGATTATTCCTCTGACCAAAGGGTTAATGGCGAAGGTGGTCAACCAGCTAAAGCCGCTTCTGCCTAAGCTACCAGACGGGTTTCACATCGGAGTTAACATCAGCGCCAGACATATCAATGCACCTTCTTTCATTGGTGACTGTCGTGTCTTCGGAAAGGGGTTTCAGGGGAAAGAAGTTAAACTGGTCCTCGAGGTAACGGAGCGTGAACCGTTGATCGATAATCCTCATCTTGTGGAAAATCTCAACACGCTACATAACGCTGGCTTTGTCATTGCACTGGATGATTTTGGGACGGGCTATTCAGGGCTTTCGTGCCTTAATGCACTGGCTATTGATTATATTAAAATTGATAAGAGCTTTGTAAACCGGGTCTCTGAGGAGAAGGATTCAACGATTCTGCTGGACTGCGTCATTGATCTGGCTAAAAAACTGTCATTGCGCATTGTGGCTGAAGGCGTAGAAACGAGGGAGCAACTGGAGTATCTCAACCGTAATGAGATTACCCTTTTGCAGGGATACTATTTTGGTAAGCCCGTCTCCTATATTGACTTTATTAAAGTCATTTTATCTAAGCCCAGGGAGACTATGAGTTTGTAA
- a CDS encoding GlsB/YeaQ/YmgE family stress response membrane protein, which yields MGILSWIIFGLIAGILAKWIMPGKDGGGFIVTVILGIVGAVVGGWISTLFGFGKVDGFNFGSFVVAVIGALVVLFVYRKIKS from the coding sequence ATGGGAATTTTATCCTGGATTATCTTTGGGCTTATTGCGGGTATTCTGGCGAAGTGGATCATGCCGGGCAAAGATGGCGGTGGGTTTATTGTTACCGTAATACTGGGGATTGTCGGCGCGGTCGTCGGCGGCTGGATCAGTACGCTGTTCGGTTTTGGCAAGGTCGATGGCTTTAACTTCGGCAGCTTTGTCGTTGCAGTGATTGGTGCGCTGGTTGTTCTGTTTGTCTACAGAAAAATCAAAAGCTAA
- a CDS encoding sensor domain-containing diguanylate cyclase, with translation MHVKNTFYTTTITVIIVSLIISLSLAVQISTSRQQSIQQINTSVANLSHTLDVYTEGIMRQSEMLITTVSDIIEIYGMTPQQATNIQRMISNQDNLLTQINNVAVYDVRGELFTALHETFSGPRKGVDRAFFIYHKNNKSQQIFIGEPVVSRTNGKWVITISRRLETHTGAFNGVVVVTLGIENFLALYGQINIGHSGVIGLTTQSGVLLVRYPFKNNYIGAIVSDSPLFRKYLKVQNTGIASSISRFDKIERIYAYEKNTRYGLVTTVAVSTDEALSPWRKQAIQLAVLIFVFTVILIVASYFLYSDLSRKTRDNKELKIIASEDALTGLFNRRSFDEKILSEIAGCIARGAPISVLIVDVDYFKKYNDNYGHPEGDRCLALLGDTLRKSLTRDNQIVARYGGEEFALILPDADIQEARRIAQTIIRNVFSLQIEHAFSPFGRVTVSVGVSTARAVEIAGSQQSIIIAADQALYQAKRAGRNQYAFVGV, from the coding sequence GTGCATGTAAAAAATACTTTCTACACAACAACCATTACCGTCATCATTGTCTCATTGATCATCTCGCTTTCGCTTGCTGTCCAAATTAGCACATCCAGACAGCAGTCAATCCAGCAAATTAATACCAGCGTTGCCAACCTGAGTCATACCCTGGATGTGTATACTGAGGGGATCATGCGCCAAAGCGAAATGCTGATTACGACGGTTTCCGACATAATCGAAATTTATGGCATGACCCCACAACAGGCGACCAATATCCAGCGGATGATAAGCAACCAGGATAATCTCCTTACCCAGATTAATAATGTGGCTGTTTACGATGTCCGGGGCGAACTCTTTACCGCATTGCACGAAACTTTTTCTGGCCCCCGGAAAGGAGTGGACAGGGCTTTTTTTATCTACCACAAGAATAATAAGAGTCAGCAGATTTTTATTGGTGAGCCTGTGGTAAGCAGAACTAATGGTAAATGGGTTATCACCATTAGCCGACGCCTTGAAACCCATACCGGAGCGTTTAATGGTGTCGTCGTTGTGACACTGGGCATCGAAAACTTTCTGGCGCTCTACGGGCAGATTAATATTGGTCATTCTGGCGTCATTGGCTTAACGACACAGTCAGGCGTCTTGCTGGTCCGTTATCCCTTTAAAAATAACTATATTGGCGCGATTGTCTCTGATTCGCCTCTCTTCAGAAAATATCTCAAGGTACAAAATACCGGGATCGCCAGTTCTATTTCCCGGTTTGATAAAATCGAACGCATTTATGCCTATGAGAAAAACACACGTTACGGACTGGTCACCACGGTGGCCGTCAGCACCGATGAAGCACTCTCTCCCTGGCGCAAGCAGGCTATTCAGCTTGCCGTTCTTATTTTCGTTTTTACCGTAATACTCATTGTGGCGTCGTATTTCCTGTATTCGGATTTATCACGAAAAACCAGAGATAACAAAGAGCTGAAGATTATTGCCTCTGAGGATGCGCTGACAGGCCTTTTCAACCGCCGCAGTTTTGATGAAAAAATACTCTCGGAAATTGCGGGTTGCATAGCGCGCGGTGCGCCGATTTCGGTGCTGATCGTGGATGTGGATTACTTCAAAAAATACAATGATAACTATGGCCATCCTGAAGGGGATCGTTGCCTGGCTCTACTGGGAGACACTCTCAGGAAAAGTCTTACCCGTGATAACCAGATTGTGGCGCGGTATGGCGGGGAGGAGTTTGCGCTGATCTTACCTGATGCAGATATCCAGGAGGCGCGGCGTATTGCTCAGACGATTATTCGTAATGTCTTCTCTTTACAAATTGAACATGCTTTTAGTCCTTTTGGGCGGGTAACGGTAAGCGTAGGGGTCTCCACTGCACGTGCTGTAGAAATAGCCGGTAGCCAGCAGAGTATTATCATTGCTGCAGACCAGGCGCTTTATCAGGCAAAACGCGCCGGCCGTAACCAGTACGCTTTTGTTGGGGTATGA
- a CDS encoding helix-turn-helix transcriptional regulator: MMIGLGLDGYDPDSQHDAAIAFRIRVVAEEQYIPLHHHRKGQLILALGGAITCEVENAMLMVPPQYAVWIPGQMPHSNRATPGAQLCFLFIEPGAASLPDRCCTLKISPLVRELILSLAEKSREQLHLAATSRLVDVLFDELPLQRQEHLQLPVSPHPKIRLMSEKMAEEPAAWQTLAQWASHFAMSERNLARLVVKETGLSFRRWRHQLQLIVALQHLISGKSVQQVAQTLGYDSTTAFITMFRKGLGQTPARYMANLTTTSQ, from the coding sequence ATGATGATCGGTCTGGGACTGGATGGCTACGATCCTGATAGCCAGCACGATGCGGCCATCGCGTTCCGCATCCGCGTGGTGGCGGAGGAACAATATATTCCATTGCATCATCACCGTAAGGGGCAGCTGATTCTGGCCCTTGGTGGTGCTATCACCTGCGAAGTAGAAAATGCCATGCTGATGGTACCGCCTCAGTATGCTGTCTGGATCCCCGGCCAGATGCCGCACAGTAACAGGGCTACGCCGGGAGCACAGCTCTGTTTTTTATTCATTGAACCCGGTGCTGCCAGTTTGCCCGATCGCTGCTGCACCCTGAAAATCTCTCCCCTGGTACGGGAACTGATTTTATCTCTGGCAGAAAAGTCGCGTGAACAGCTTCATCTTGCGGCTACGTCACGCCTGGTGGATGTCTTATTTGATGAACTGCCGCTGCAGCGTCAGGAGCATTTGCAGTTACCCGTTTCACCTCACCCCAAAATTCGGCTGATGAGTGAAAAGATGGCGGAAGAACCTGCCGCCTGGCAGACGCTGGCACAGTGGGCGAGCCACTTTGCCATGAGCGAACGCAATCTGGCGCGGCTGGTGGTGAAAGAAACCGGTTTAAGCTTTCGCCGCTGGCGTCATCAGCTGCAGTTAATTGTGGCGCTACAGCATTTGATTAGCGGGAAGTCGGTACAGCAGGTGGCACAGACACTGGGCTATGACTCTACCACCGCATTTATCACCATGTTCAGGAAGGGGCTTGGCCAGACACCGGCACGTTATATGGCTAACCTGACTACGACTTCCCAATAA
- a CDS encoding CTP synthase: MEHLPVKTTLRIALVGDYNPNVIAHQAIPLAIDDAAAVLDLTADYDWLATTELTSPEDLVGYDAIWLVPASPYKNTEAAFIAARYARENSIPFLGTCGGFQHALIEYARNVLGWSDAAHAETDTEGTMVIAPLACSLVEKTDAIELRNNTLIAKAYGKPEIEEGYHCNYGVSPAFAQALENGDMRVTGWDEQGEIRAAELVTHPFFVITLFQHERAALEGRPVVLVQAMLRAARG, from the coding sequence ATGGAACACCTCCCGGTAAAAACGACGCTGCGCATTGCGCTGGTTGGCGATTACAATCCTAATGTTATTGCACATCAGGCGATTCCGCTGGCCATTGACGACGCCGCAGCAGTCCTCGACCTCACCGCCGATTACGACTGGCTTGCCACGACCGAACTGACCAGTCCTGAAGATCTGGTAGGGTACGATGCCATCTGGCTGGTTCCTGCAAGCCCCTATAAAAACACGGAAGCTGCCTTTATCGCTGCACGCTATGCCCGTGAAAACAGCATTCCGTTCCTCGGTACCTGCGGTGGGTTCCAGCATGCGTTGATTGAGTATGCCCGTAACGTATTGGGCTGGAGCGATGCGGCACATGCCGAAACGGATACCGAAGGCACCATGGTGATTGCACCGTTGGCCTGTTCGCTGGTGGAAAAAACCGATGCCATTGAGCTGCGTAATAACACGCTGATCGCGAAAGCCTATGGTAAGCCGGAAATTGAAGAGGGCTATCATTGTAACTATGGCGTATCGCCGGCGTTTGCACAGGCGCTTGAAAACGGTGATATGCGCGTGACTGGCTGGGATGAGCAGGGTGAGATCCGCGCTGCAGAGTTGGTTACCCACCCCTTCTTTGTGATCACCTTATTCCAGCATGAGCGTGCGGCACTGGAAGGTCGCCCGGTGGTACTGGTACAGGCGATGCTGCGCGCGGCGCGCGGCTAA